One segment of Synechococcus sp. MU1617 DNA contains the following:
- a CDS encoding tetratricopeptide repeat protein produces the protein MAVSSDVLNLFNLGKYHQAISTYSSMPEGDKSPISDSILAACYFKLGEFSEANQLLIKIEPFLSENSEFLTLYASNSRRLGDLEKSENLFKQALDINPQSVEIKNNYANLLLDLNRLDDAYMILQEIVRDNPSYNDAIQNLNRVQFRIEQNKNRSSNPESINKSIISSGYLTSFSLADPLLLAFAENEVNYSSKRYKLSSDAKAQASIIPSTDNLKLEADYFAVLEQSISSGEFEFALKLCSQIVEKHGISSSLYDYLSDIYLNLKRFHESEVCLLHACQLGGISPKRCLNLVSFACMRQDYKLANNYLEQAASIDPSHPQLQAISDLVAKQSNSVLQQTFASSWHVPELKEQ, from the coding sequence ATGGCTGTTTCCTCAGACGTTCTAAACCTCTTTAATCTGGGTAAATATCATCAAGCAATATCAACTTACTCTTCAATGCCTGAGGGTGATAAGTCCCCCATCTCTGATAGCATTCTTGCAGCCTGTTATTTTAAGCTTGGGGAATTCTCGGAAGCCAATCAATTATTAATAAAGATCGAGCCCTTTCTTTCCGAAAACTCTGAGTTCCTCACTTTGTATGCATCCAATTCTCGCAGATTGGGAGATCTTGAGAAATCAGAGAATCTATTTAAGCAGGCACTTGATATTAATCCTCAGTCTGTTGAAATAAAGAATAATTATGCCAATCTTCTCCTTGATTTGAATAGGCTAGATGATGCTTACATGATTTTACAAGAAATCGTACGCGATAATCCATCATATAATGATGCCATTCAAAATCTTAATCGCGTCCAGTTTCGAATTGAGCAGAATAAAAATCGGTCAAGCAATCCCGAATCAATCAACAAATCTATCATTTCCTCAGGTTATCTTACTTCCTTCTCTCTTGCGGATCCCTTGCTTCTGGCTTTTGCTGAGAATGAGGTTAATTACTCATCCAAAAGGTATAAACTTAGTTCTGACGCCAAAGCTCAAGCATCAATTATCCCTTCAACGGATAATTTAAAATTAGAGGCTGATTACTTTGCTGTCTTAGAGCAATCAATCAGCTCGGGTGAGTTTGAGTTCGCACTTAAACTATGCTCTCAAATTGTTGAAAAACATGGTATCTCCTCTTCACTATATGACTACCTTTCTGATATCTATTTGAATCTCAAGCGATTTCATGAGTCTGAAGTCTGTTTGCTTCATGCTTGTCAACTTGGAGGAATCTCCCCAAAGAGATGCCTTAATTTAGTCAGTTTCGCATGTATGCGTCAAGATTATAAGCTCGCCAATAATTATCTTGAGCAAGCAGCTTCTATCGATCCTAGTCATCCTCAACTACAGGCTATATCAGACCTAGTTGCGAAACAAAGTAATTCGGTGCTTCAGCAAACTTTTGCTTCATCTTGGCATGTACCTGAGTTAAAGGAACAATGA
- a CDS encoding glycosyltransferase has protein sequence MSESKLLLKRRFWFLAFPDIKKPIGGIKQIHRISEVINTLGFSSYIVQDHCDFKPSWFTSNIEAVSKVDFFQTIKLDKLRDVIILPETFISALKEIYPSIPKIIFNQNGGYTYGIQGAKYPSPSHIHNYYHDPIVKQVWCVSEFDRLFLSRAMQLPTSKVFRIFNSVESTLEQLPLKKNLICYMPRKNKNHSDVVIELLKKQSFLEGWKILPITGLSHSDVLNVLSFCQFFLSFGHPEGFGLPIAESLSLGCSIVGYNGLGGKELFDFAGRYGCSYSVDYGDFYGFVHGLSSLIHASQLNSSDYIYQSTKMAEQIRSIYSESSMTNSVLDAIEAIAI, from the coding sequence ATGAGTGAATCAAAGCTCTTGCTCAAAAGACGCTTTTGGTTTCTTGCGTTTCCAGATATCAAGAAGCCAATTGGCGGCATAAAGCAGATCCATCGTATTTCTGAGGTTATCAATACCTTAGGTTTCTCCTCTTACATTGTCCAAGATCATTGTGATTTTAAGCCTTCTTGGTTTACGAGTAATATTGAGGCCGTCTCTAAAGTTGATTTTTTTCAAACAATTAAGCTCGATAAGCTTCGCGATGTTATTATTCTACCTGAGACTTTTATTAGTGCTCTAAAGGAAATTTATCCTTCTATACCAAAAATAATTTTTAATCAAAACGGTGGATATACGTATGGAATCCAGGGCGCTAAGTATCCTTCGCCTTCTCATATCCACAACTATTACCACGATCCGATCGTCAAGCAAGTTTGGTGCGTCTCCGAATTTGATAGATTATTTTTAAGTAGGGCTATGCAGCTGCCGACATCGAAAGTCTTTCGAATCTTTAATTCAGTTGAGTCGACCTTAGAACAGCTTCCATTAAAGAAAAACCTAATTTGTTATATGCCCAGAAAAAATAAAAATCATTCTGATGTCGTTATTGAACTGCTAAAGAAGCAATCATTCCTGGAGGGCTGGAAAATCCTCCCAATAACTGGACTCTCACACAGTGATGTATTGAATGTATTATCTTTTTGTCAGTTTTTTCTTTCCTTCGGTCACCCTGAAGGATTTGGTTTGCCAATAGCAGAATCTCTATCACTTGGTTGCTCCATTGTTGGTTACAATGGTCTTGGTGGTAAGGAATTGTTTGACTTCGCTGGGCGATATGGGTGTTCTTATTCAGTAGATTACGGCGATTTCTATGGTTTTGTGCACGGTTTGTCTTCTCTTATTCATGCCTCCCAATTAAATTCTTCTGATTATATCTACCAGTCCACCAAGATGGCTGAGCAGATACGGTCTATTTATTCTGAGAGCTCCATGACTAATTCAGTCCTTGATGCTATTGAAGCAATCGCGATCTAG
- the secA gene encoding preprotein translocase subunit SecA — protein sequence MFKLLLGDPNARKLKRYQPIVSDINLLEEEIAPLSDDGLRAKTLAFQERLANAGSLDTQRPILDEILPEAFAVVREAGKRVLGMRHFDVQLIGGMVLHEGQIAEMKTGEGKTLVATLPSYLNALTGRGVHVVTVNDYLARRDAEWMGQVHRFLGLSVGLIQQDMRPEERRRNYNCDITYATNSELGFDYLRDNMAADISEVVQREFQYCVIDEVDSILIDEARTPLIISGQVERSQEKYQQAAQVAEALDRASEMGKDGIDPEGDYEVDEKQRSCTLTDEGFAKAEQMLGVQDLFDPQDPWAHYITNALKAKELFVKDVNYIVRDGEAVIVDEFTGRVMPGRRWSDGQHQAIEAKEALPIQAETQTLASITYQNFFLLYPRLAGMTGTAKTEEVEFEKTYKLETTIVPTNRVRARQDWADQVYKTETAKWRAVANETADIHKKGRPVLVGTTSVEKSELLSSLLAAQEIPHNLLNAKPENVERESEIVAQAGRSGAVTIATNMAGRGTDIILGGNSDYMARLKLRDVLLSRLVKPEDDHKPPVPLQRSAATGGFADSPATTLPRSGESLYPCLLTLDTDQALGQLARDLVKAWGDRSLTLIELEERISTAAEKAPTEDPHIQALREAIARVKAEYDAVVKQEEAFVREAGGLHVIGTERHESRRVDNQLRGRAGRQGDPGSTRFFLSLGDNLLRIFGGDRVAGLMNAFRVEEDMPIESGMLTRSLEGAQKKVETYYYDIRKQVFEYDEVMNNQRRAVYSERRRVLDGRALKKQVIGYGERTMGEIVEAYVNPDLPPEEWDLDQLVGKVKEFIYLLEDLTPDEVQGLGMEELKAFLHEQLRNAYDLKEGQIEQQRPGLMREAERFFILQQIDTLWREHLQAMDALRESVGLRGYGQKDPLIEYKNEGYDMFLEMMTNMRRNVIYSMFMFQPTKTQGQP from the coding sequence ATGTTCAAGCTTCTGCTGGGTGATCCCAATGCCCGCAAGCTGAAGCGGTACCAGCCGATTGTATCCGATATCAATTTACTGGAAGAAGAAATCGCACCTCTTTCCGATGATGGGTTGCGTGCCAAAACGCTTGCCTTTCAGGAGCGCCTTGCCAACGCCGGCAGTTTGGACACCCAACGTCCGATATTAGACGAGATCTTGCCTGAAGCCTTTGCGGTCGTACGTGAGGCCGGCAAGCGCGTGCTTGGCATGCGCCATTTCGATGTGCAGCTGATCGGAGGCATGGTCCTTCACGAAGGTCAGATCGCCGAGATGAAAACTGGCGAGGGAAAGACGTTGGTCGCTACCCTGCCTAGTTACCTCAATGCACTTACTGGACGTGGCGTTCATGTAGTCACTGTGAACGACTACCTCGCCCGCCGTGACGCCGAGTGGATGGGGCAAGTGCACCGTTTCCTCGGTTTATCTGTGGGCCTAATCCAACAGGACATGCGCCCTGAGGAAAGACGGCGCAATTACAATTGTGACATCACTTACGCCACCAACTCCGAGCTTGGTTTCGATTACCTCCGGGACAACATGGCCGCGGATATTAGCGAGGTTGTGCAACGGGAATTCCAGTACTGCGTAATCGATGAGGTTGATTCGATTCTCATCGATGAAGCCCGCACCCCCCTGATCATTTCCGGCCAAGTGGAGCGGTCACAGGAGAAGTATCAGCAGGCTGCACAGGTGGCTGAGGCGCTCGACCGTGCCTCCGAAATGGGTAAGGATGGTATTGATCCCGAAGGGGATTATGAAGTTGATGAGAAGCAGCGAAGTTGCACTCTTACCGATGAGGGTTTTGCTAAGGCTGAGCAGATGCTTGGCGTTCAGGACCTGTTTGATCCTCAGGACCCTTGGGCCCATTACATCACTAATGCCCTCAAAGCTAAAGAGCTGTTTGTCAAGGATGTCAACTACATCGTCCGCGATGGTGAAGCTGTCATTGTTGACGAGTTCACCGGGCGGGTCATGCCTGGTCGCCGTTGGAGCGATGGACAGCATCAGGCGATCGAAGCCAAGGAAGCGCTGCCGATACAGGCCGAAACCCAGACTCTTGCTTCGATTACTTATCAGAACTTCTTCCTGCTTTATCCCCGCTTGGCAGGCATGACCGGTACGGCCAAAACAGAAGAAGTGGAATTCGAAAAAACCTACAAACTCGAGACCACGATTGTCCCTACCAACCGGGTTCGCGCTCGGCAGGACTGGGCTGACCAGGTTTACAAAACCGAAACCGCTAAATGGCGGGCCGTTGCCAACGAGACTGCCGACATCCACAAAAAAGGCCGGCCGGTGCTTGTGGGTACTACATCAGTCGAGAAGAGTGAATTGCTCAGCTCACTGTTGGCTGCACAGGAAATACCCCACAACCTCCTCAATGCAAAGCCCGAAAACGTAGAGCGGGAATCCGAGATCGTGGCTCAAGCCGGTCGGTCCGGTGCCGTCACTATTGCTACGAATATGGCCGGCCGGGGTACCGACATCATCCTTGGCGGAAACAGCGACTACATGGCTCGTTTGAAGCTGCGGGATGTTTTGCTGAGCCGTCTGGTCAAGCCGGAGGACGATCACAAGCCACCGGTGCCACTACAGCGCAGTGCAGCAACCGGTGGTTTTGCTGATTCCCCTGCGACAACTCTGCCCCGCAGTGGTGAGAGTCTTTATCCCTGTCTCCTTACCCTCGATACCGACCAAGCTCTCGGCCAGTTGGCCCGTGATTTGGTCAAGGCTTGGGGCGATCGTTCTCTGACTTTGATCGAGTTGGAGGAGCGCATCTCGACCGCTGCTGAGAAAGCACCCACTGAGGACCCCCATATCCAGGCCTTGCGCGAGGCGATCGCACGGGTCAAAGCGGAGTATGACGCTGTGGTGAAGCAGGAAGAAGCTTTCGTGCGCGAGGCCGGTGGCCTGCATGTGATTGGCACTGAACGGCATGAGTCCCGCAGGGTGGACAACCAGCTCCGGGGCCGGGCCGGTCGCCAGGGAGACCCTGGATCCACCCGCTTCTTTCTGTCCTTGGGAGACAACCTGCTGCGGATCTTCGGGGGTGATCGCGTTGCCGGTTTGATGAATGCCTTTCGTGTTGAAGAAGACATGCCAATCGAATCCGGCATGCTCACGCGCTCACTGGAAGGTGCCCAGAAGAAAGTTGAGACGTACTACTACGACATTCGCAAGCAGGTGTTCGAGTACGACGAGGTGATGAACAACCAGCGTCGTGCGGTCTATTCCGAGCGTCGTCGCGTGCTTGATGGTCGTGCCCTTAAGAAGCAGGTGATCGGCTACGGAGAACGCACTATGGGAGAGATCGTCGAGGCGTATGTAAACCCAGATCTTCCGCCGGAGGAATGGGATCTCGACCAACTAGTGGGCAAGGTGAAGGAGTTCATCTACTTGCTAGAAGATCTCACCCCAGACGAGGTCCAGGGCCTAGGCATGGAGGAACTCAAGGCCTTCCTGCATGAGCAACTGCGCAATGCTTACGACCTCAAGGAGGGCCAGATTGAACAGCAGCGTCCGGGCTTAATGAGAGAAGCTGAGCGTTTTTTCATTCTTCAGCAGATCGACACGCTTTGGCGTGAACATCTACAAGCGATGGATGCGTTGCGCGAGTCCGTTGGCCTCCGTGGTTATGGCCAGAAAGATCCTTTGATCGAGTATAAGAACGAGGGCTACGATATGTTCCTGGAGATGATGACTAACATGCGCCGAAATGTGATTTATTCGATGTTCATGTTTCAGCCCACCAAAACTCAGGGTCAACCTTGA